The following coding sequences are from one Oscarella lobularis chromosome 19, ooOscLobu1.1, whole genome shotgun sequence window:
- the LOC136198562 gene encoding ras guanine nucleotide exchange factor K-like gives MTELRSRRESQLHHTRRSYSPMTDYTSTSSLTLTADDLSSPSPARRLAPKRTSSNLSVTAASDSGISDLAPSPRLDGSRSSSPGGSTRKPFRFSTISLADSTGSSETDAPLGAFVPGRLGSRAAAMDVRKRELVRQLSQSSTISATDIDDFVDGCRRFDEDTMNRVGVVDSYPSSSLPRTPSWFDGEGPFAAASTSPVPPRRKSIIRKAKVTKMTPSPTTKPTLVKMKSAPGGSTMMMMRSLSSGSGSICDVVAAETTEPVDDVFTAPYDTSVSSPSSEDVDSSSDSTSSTPRRLSRRFSFKRLLGSTSSGGQTTVQWHERHFVIRDEIAITVTLPATVCQGARGRGRRVKGHFSPYTLVSDVIDMILKRCSDYVVVSEPDLSCLKMCLFDEDTETWQWLENGKSLYEQKVPDEGFLELKSPFPEFRYARVALPQVESLVTIEYDQFTRTESVLDEVLALHEHEMDTRQGEFALYHTRLNTRMKVTDSVITYEILPQDMLECKLVGGRLAPVTLNVSIPALQSSRKIRVTLDQTVGDLVSTVLRRLPDPTSSQWRNYALFLRGSGGGLWLEDYKFLSSYKLVEKDFLEFREKYKTFSFELCVFPMAAGRSWRSQSITSEDSSKVSTAFKIIQLDVAESATIQNIISSVKEMNCLDYPACLYGLYHYNGKRLLPDEFLWQCISVDKTQSTSFVVRMTPVKIATCLNHDPNETLEKLSLDLSQPGWLIRESLCRRYGIRFPDNCTIQADGLGMIDVSTNLLQQGVTEETTLKVIVVHKRRQRLVSRQKERMSNMEVLRDDDFIASTPSPTTEKRFAMEAKSPSRGLRRNCPFRRSFMEHDDGENFWDEGSDCRTNIQFSTSRGPDGSPTHTVASATFNKLIQQLTHSDHHDLDFVHTFLLSYQTFTTPENLLAKLIQRYHIVRPADMSYSDFGNMRTSIQARVINALRLWVEHGDDFKGNVNLQTRLLNFTSSILYNDWPKLCCRLRRNLVAIQDEENALRGVWSLKPKPRLRLPTHVGNVMSLFDFHAEEIARQITLIDFKLFAAIKPSELLNQAWCRPKYKHKAQNVLKVIDRVNCITKWVATAILSQNTPKDRARRMILFIELAHYLYKIHNFNTMVAVIGGLYHSAIDRLKRTKAKLEKMDKKMTKKLADMKTFINPVDNFKRLRYDLGHVDPPCIPYLGIFMADLTMIDHGNKNFTSEGLINFSKCRLIYSQVRSFKTYQRQAYNFEQIPALVNPLTNFHHLDDDALSEVSLREEPREKPSV, from the exons ATGACGGAGTTAAGATCGAGACGCGAG TCTCAGTTACACCACACTCGTCGCTCGTACTCGCCAATGACGGATTACACGTCGACATCGTCTCTCACCCTCACCGCCGACGATCTCTCCTCGCCGTCTCCAGCGCGACGACTCGCTCCCAAGCGAACAAGCTCGAATCTGAGCGTAACCGCGGCAAGCGATAGCGGAATATCGGACTTAGCTCCCAGCCCTCGTCTCGACGGTTCGCGTTCGAGCTCGCCGGGCGGCTCGACTCGAAAGCCGTTTCGATTCAGCACCATCAGTCTCGCCGATAGCACGGGCAGCAGCGAAACGGACGCTCCTCTCGGCGCTTTCGTTCCAGGTCGCCTCGGCTCACGTGCCGCGGCCATGGACGTGCGCAAACGCGAACTCGTACGCCAACTCagccaatcgtcgacgatcagCGCAACGGacatcgacgatttcgtcgacggttgtcgacgtttcgacgaggaTACGATGAATCGCGTAGGCGTGGTCGATTCTTAtccatcgtcgtctcttccgcGAACTCCGAGCTGGTTCGACGGCGAAGGGCCGTTTGCGGCGGCGTCAACGTCGCCCGTTCCGCCTCGTCGAAAGTCGATTATACGAAAGGCGAAAGTAACGAAGATGACGccgtctccgacgacgaagccgacgcTCGTCAAGATGAAATCGGCGCCAGGCGGttcgacgatgatgatgatgagatCCTTATCGAGCGGCAGCGGATCGatctgcgacgtcgtcgccgccgaaacgacggaacccgtcgacgacgtttttacGGCGCCGTACGATACGTCCGtgtcgtctccgtcgtcggaagacgtcgattcgtcgtcggattcgacgtcgtcgacgccgcgacgcctttcgcgtcgattctccttcaaacGGCTTCTCGGTTCGACGAGTAGCGGCGGTCAGACCACCGTCCAGTGGCACGAACGTCATTTCGTtattcgcgacgaaatcgctaTTACCGTCACTTTGCCGGCGACCGTGTGCCAAGGGGCGCGTGGGCGCGGTCGTCGCGTGAAGGGACACTTTTCTCCTTATACGCtcgtcagtgacgtcattgatatGATATTGAAG cGGTGTTCTGAttacgtcgtcgtttcggaaCCGGATCTTAGCTGCCTGAAGATGTGCTTGTTCGACGAA GACACGGAAACGTGGCAGTGGCTGGAAAATGGGAAATCACTCTACGAGCAAAAAGTTCCAGATGag GGGTTCCTCGAGTTGAAGTCCCCTTTTCCCGAGTTTCGCTACGCTCGCGTCGCCCTACCCCAAGTCGAATCTCTCGTCACAATCGAATATGACCAGTTCACGCGAACCGAAtccgttctcgacgaagtCCTCGCTCTCCACGAACACGAAATGGACACGCGTCAGGGCGAATTCGCTCTCTATCACACCCGACTCAACACGAG aatgaaagtcACAGACAGCGTGATAACGTACGAGATTCTCCCACAG GACATGCTGGAATGCAAG CTTGTCGGGGGTCGTCTGGCGCCTGTGACGCTCAACGTTTCCATCCCCGCCTTGCAGAGCTCAAGGAAAATCCGCGTGACCCTCGACCAAACCGTGGGCGACTTAGTGAG TACTGTCCTGAGGCGTCTTCCCgatccgacgtcgtctcagTGGCGCAACTACGCGCTGTTTCTTCGCGGCAGTGGCGGGGGACTGTGGCTGGAGGACTACAAGTTTCTCTCCAGTTATAAACTCGTCGAAAAG GATTTTCTCGAGTTTCGAGAGAAGTATAAGACGTTTTCGTTTGAATTGTGCGTTTTTCCTATGGCGGCTGGTCGCTCGTGGCGAAGCCAGTCCATCACTTCGGAGGACAGTTCCAAAGTCTCTACCGCCTTCAAAATCATTCAGCTCGACGTGGCTGAATCCGCTACCATACAAAACATCATATCAAGCGTAAAGGAAATGAA TTGTCTTGACTATCCGGCCTGCCTTTACGGGTTGTATCACTACAATGGGAAGAGACTTCTACCGGATGAATTTCTCTGGCAGTGCATCTCCGTTGATAAAACGCAGAGT ACATCGTTTGTCGTTCGAATGACCCCCGTTAAGATCGCAACATGCCTGAACCACGATCCCAATGAAAC aTTGGAAAAACTATCGCTTGATTTGAGTCAGCCTGGCTGGCTTATACGCGAGTCGCTGTGCCGTCGCTACGGCATCCGTTTCCCAGACAACTGCACCATTCAAGCAGACG GACTTGGAATGAttgacgtttcgacgaatttgCTCCAACAGGGCGTTacggaagaaacgacgttgaAAGTGATTGTCGTTCACAAGCGAAGACAGAGGCTTGTGAGCCGGCAAAAGGAGCGAATGAGCAACATGGAAGTGCTTAGGGACGACGACTTCATTGCGAGCACTCCAAGTCCGACCACTGAGAAAAGATTCGCGATGGAAGCGAAG AGTCCTAGCAGAGGCCTTCGGAGAAACTGTCCCTTTAGACGATCGTTCATGGAGCACG atgACGGTGAAAACTTTTGGGATGAAGGTTCAGACTGTCGAACGAATATTCAGTTCAGTACGAGCCGAGGCCCCGATGGATCGCCTACCCACACG GTGGCGTCAGCAACGTTCAATAAACTCATCCAACAGCTCACCCACTCCGATCATCACG actTGGATTTCGTGCACACGTTTCTGCTGTCGTATCAGACGTTCACGACGCCGGAGAATCTGCTCGCCAAGCTGATTCAACGCTATCACATCGTTCGACCGGCTGACATGTCGTACAGCGACTTTGGCAACATGAGAACGTCGATACAGGCGCGCGTCATCAACGCACTTCGTCTCTGGGTGGaacacggcgacgatttcaaag GAAATGTGAATTTGCAAACGCGTTTATTGAATTTCACTTCGTCGATTCTGTACAACGATTGGCCCAAGTTGTGCTGTCGATTGAGACGGAATCTCGTCGCTATTCAGGATGAGGAAAACGCGCTGCGCGGCGTGTGGTCCCTCAAGCCGAAGCCGCGACTTCGCCTCCCAACGCACGTCGGAAACGTCATGAGTCTGTTCGACTTCCACGCGGAAGAAATCGCGCGGCAAATCACTCTCATCGATTTTAAATTATTCGCGGCAATAAAG CCGTCTGAGCTGCTCAATCAGGCGTGGTGTCGGCCCAAGTACAAGCACAAAGCCCAGAACGTTTTGAAAGTTATCGACCGAGTGAACTGCATAACGAAATGGGTGGCAACAGCCATACTGTCTCAAAAC ACGCCTAAAGATCGTGCGCGACGTATGATTCTTTTCATCGAATTGGCGCACTATTTGTACAAGATTCACAATTTTAACACAATGGTTGCCGTCATTGGAGGTCTCTATCATTCCGCTATTGATCGGCTGAAGCGCACAAAGGCAAAACTTGAAAAAATGGacaagaaaatgacgaaG AAACTGGCTGATATGAAGACCTTCATTAATCCAGTTGATAATTTCAAGCGGTTGCGCTACGATTTGGGCCACGTTGACCCTCCCTGCATACCCTATCT ggGAATTTTCATGGCTGATTTGACCATGATTGATCACGGGAACAAGAATTTCACTTCTGAAGGGCTTATCAATTTTTCCAAATGCCGTCTTATTTATTCACAGGTGCGCAGTTTCAAGACGTATCAG AGACAAGCGTATAATTTTGAGCAAATCCCTGCTCTGGTAAATCCGCTCACGAATTTTCATCATCTTGATGACGATGCCCTGAGTGAAGTCTCGCTGCGGGAAGAACCAAG AGAGAAACCATCTGTgtaa
- the LOC136198566 gene encoding SH3 domain-containing YSC84-like protein 1 — protein MPLNNPLPKSLAEECKKAARILNDFTIPSASAGPDSLIPSKVIAGAQGLAIMTVVKAGFLISIRGGSGLVVAKAEGRWSAPSAIGLAGIGGGFEIGAEVTDFVIVLNSQSAVDAFSKGGNVTLGGNLSVAAGPIGRNAEADVAVRSPAAVYTYSKTRGLFAGISLEGSGLIERKDANRKLYGAEIRAKEILSGSVPPPDEAAPLYKALEKQAERVALEVEMSGGGGVTPPTKRAESKSGSKQKTKVASYAETRRQYAEKDSRRSSRKSSSPPRSGSSASRRSSSKDPTSADWDAVLYAEAVYPFRGEMECDLSFERGATIEVLTRTADQFDWWEGKLRNGRVGIFPANYVKLLS, from the exons A TGCCACTGAACAATCCCCTACCAAAGAGTCTCGCCGAAGAGTGCAAAAAAGCGGCTCGCATTCTAAACGACTTCACAATCCCATCTGCGTCAGCGGGACCAGACAGTCTCATACCGTCAAAAGTCATAGCCGGCGCTCAAGGTCTCGCAATAATGACCGTCGTCAAAGCGGGATTCCTCATCTCAATTCGCGGGGGATCGGGACTCGTTGTGGCCAAAGCGGAAGGCC GTTGGTCTGCACCATCTGCTATAGGATTGGCAGGAATCGGTGGCGGCTTTGAAATTGGGGCCGAG GTTACGGACTTTGTCATTGTTCTCAATAGTCAATCGGCTGTCGATGCGTTTTCTAAGGGCGGTAATGTGACATTGGGTGGGAATTTGTCCGTGGCCGCGGGTCCCATTGGTCGAAACGCCGAGGcggacgtcgccgttcgatCTCCCGCTGCCGTCTATACGTACAGCAAAACGCGCGGTCTTTTTGCTGGAATCTCATTGGAGGGCTCCGGACTTATCGAACGAAAGGACGCGAATCGAAa ACTCTACGGGGCTGAAATAAGAGCGAAGGAGATTCTATCTGGTTCCGTTCCCCCTCCGGACGAAGCGGCTCCTCTCTACAAAGCCCTCGAAAAACAGGCAGAGAGAGTTGCCTTGGAAGTGGAAATgagcggcggaggaggagtcACTCCTCCAACAAAACGTGCAGAAAGCAAGTCAG GCTCGAAACAGAAAACCAAAGTCGCGAGCTACGCCGAAACTCGACGTCAATACGCGGAAAAGGATAGTCGACGGTCTAGCCGTAAGAGCAGCTCTCCTCCGCGCAGCGGATCGTCCGcttcgcgacgatcgtcgtccaaaGATCCGACGAGCGCCGATTGGGACGCCGTTCTCTACGCGGAAGCCGTCTATCCATTTCGAGGCGAAATGGAGTGCGATTTGTCGTTCGAGAGAGGCGCTACGATCGAGGTTCTCACGCGAACCGCGGATCAGTTTGACTGGTGGGAAGGGAAATTGCGAAACGGGCGCGTTGGGATCTTTCCAGCGAACTACGTCAAGCTTCTAAGTTAA
- the LOC136198567 gene encoding protein phosphatase inhibitor 2-like isoform X2: MATSDPTKQPKKGILKQRGTAEQYPGVRWDEMNILMTNHPADKDYGHMKIDEPKTPYQAYEDPEGSGAGSEAEAKSDDEATKDPLNLENLASEIERANKMPIWSKKSEEEEEEQEEEEDEEEKSGTTSRVQEQTTSSL, encoded by the exons ATGGCGACGTCCGATCCGACAAAACAGCCGAAAAAGGGAATTCTCAAGCAGCGCGGCACTGCCGAACA GTATCCGGGAGTGCGCTGGGACGAAATGAACATTCTAATGACGAATCATCCGGCGGACAAGGACTACGGACAcatgaaaatcgacgaaccGAAGACGCCGTATCAGGCGTACGAAGATCCCGAAGGCAGTGGAGCGGGATCGGAAGCGGAGGCGAAatcggacgacgaagcgacgaaagatcCACTCAATCTCGAGAATCTCGCTAgcga GATTGAGAGAGCGAATAAAATGCCTATATGGAGTAAGAAatcggaggaggaggaggaagagcaagaggaagaggaagacgaagaagaaaagagtgG AACGACGTCTCGAGTTCAAgagcaaacgacgtcatcactATGA
- the LOC136198354 gene encoding START domain-containing protein 10-like, which yields MAAEGSVVCSDADFDRLLEEESDSDKGWSVAKQTSDASVWRKKTSGESIHLLKGFLQYPGVPMKDVVELLTDIDLRKKWDTQFASIEVIESNDDHKVIHWVGKFPFPCKNRDVVQTCTVRKGDDKTMILYKHATHPKAPPQSNLVRAQTIFSGVVVRPNADDPNSSKVTLIFQIDFKGSIPASVINFLSTSSPLKSRDEMVKYYKKNST from the exons ATGGCAGCGGAAGGATCAGTTGTGTGTTCTGATGccgatttcgatcgtttgCTTGAAGAAGAGTCTGACAGCGATAAGGGATGGTCAGTGGCAAAGCAGACTTCGGACGCTTCCGTGTGGCGTAAAAAGACGTCTGGAGAGAGCATACATCTTCTCAAA GGATTCCTTCAATATCCCGGTGTTCCAATGAAAGACG TCGTTGAACTCCTAACTGATATTGatctaagaaagaaatggGACACGCAGTTTGCTTCAATCGAAGTCATTGAGTCCAACGATGACCACAAAGTCATTCATTG GGTGGGCAAGTTTCCTTTTCCGTGCAAGAATCGAGATGTCGTTCAGACTTGCACTGTTAGAAAGGGTGACGATAAAACAATGATACTTTACAAGCATGCAACTCATCCCAAGGCTCCTCCCCAATCAAATTTAGTTCG AGCCCAAACAATATTTTCGGGTGTCGTTGTTCGACCCAATGCCGATGATCCGAATTCGAGCAAAGTAACGCTCATTTTTCAGATTGATTTTAAAGGATCAATACCAGCATCTGTAatcaattttctctctacGTCATCGCCCCTCAAatcgcgcgacgaaatgGTCAAGTATTACAAGAAAAACAGCACTTAG
- the LOC136198353 gene encoding uncharacterized protein, which produces MLSVESSSNSNRLEGSWVSNPTSIAVPSGSHSQSHSRDVLLSTAVALSSSPVFTRGLGSGGGRERESVFPLHSSDLSSDGNNVEHSHIDDFESDDWMPSGDGNYLTDFDDVSVTASDDLDFHHELYYFVEEPSKKKAKCPEHHCKERKTKSQKSDWDKKHYYQRLLSLSRGKRERSKEKQQQYKRGLKEKRSGLFQQEEVIFLERSADDREEFLVVD; this is translated from the exons ATGCTTTCTGTAGAAAGcagttcgaattcgaa CCGACTAGAAGGATCGTGGGTCTCGAACCCGACGTCAATTGCGGTCCCCAGCGGAAGCCACTCGCAATCGCACTCAAGAGACGTTCTCCTATCGACAGCGGTCGCGCTATCATCGTCTCCCGTCTTTACGAGAGGACTAGGAAGTGGAGGAGGTCGAGAAAG GGAAAGCGTCTTCCCTTTACACTCGTCCGATCTATCGTCGGACGGCAACAACGTCGAGCACAGTCAcatagacgatttcgaatcgGAT GATTGGATGCCTTCTGGAGATGGCAACTATCTAACCGATTTCGACGATGTGTCGGTCACAGCGTCGGACG ATTTAGATTTTCATCACGAGTTATATTACTTTGTAGAGGAGCCGTCAAAAA AAAAGGCCAAGTGCCCAGAACATCACTgtaaagagagaaaaacgaaatcaCAAAAG AGTGACTGGGACAAGAAGCACTATTACCAGCGACTGTTGAGCCTATCTAGAGGCAAGCGAGAACgcagcaaagaaaagcagcAGCAATACAAGCGAGGCctcaaggaaaagagaagcgGACTATTTCAACAAGAAGAA GTAATATTCCTTGAGCGATCTGCAGACGACAGAGAGGAGTTTCTTGTTGTGGATTAA
- the LOC136198358 gene encoding rho GTPase-activating protein 39-like — MSSDDEWVEIIEPASREHMFANLKTGEVLWDPPEGVRVKGTDDSQWWELYDSSTSRFYYYNSHTQKTVWKKPKEAEIIPLSMLQKVVTKQQQQEGGREEVDGKAKEEEKEEEEEEEKEAENNDPPDENPSPENPQEEPPHPESVETPEVCNNDDDAQTPDSGMATDNSVEDRIEKAKEKVETNIPDPPPPPSSPPIKDEEEGDGGGASLLSSLRSLTERKKGNVEKLKASLEEKERSKSFDHTSPRDHTTSTSPERRVSVGGSHTLSPVTSPSALVPPAGAQTLGGGIPVAPVFVLPSSNVKQSRMEQYDQIAQHKKGIFRKKVSIANMLSWTKDSITQPMIRTRDKKTKKEAVDLFKLLQMYMGDKRAKKDVVKKLGLDIVTRGWSTPPLRDELYIQLARQTTGNTNPQSLIRGWELFSTCLGFFPPSPKFASYLEGYFYRHLEPKANLKGVPVSAHANHCHKRLERMVQSGAKKGIKKPTADEVERAKMAPFNPSMFGNTLDDVMEIQRKRFPDLVLPWIVTTLSKLILDRGAQKTEGIFRVPGDIDEVNGLKAKVDTFELSKDVRDPHIPASLLKLWFRELYFPLIPENYYDECVYNCDNVPNAISVADSLPSLNRLLLLYTVRFLREFTRDEVVAVTKMDISNLSMVWAPNFLRCPSSDPKEIYDYTRREMTFLRTLMENWDCSEVNEFLLT; from the exons AtgtcgtccgacgacgaatgggTCGAAATCATCGAACCGGCATCGCGCGAGCACATGTTCGCCAACCTGAAGACAGGAGAAGTCCTCTGGGATCCCCCCGAAGGCGTGCGAGT TAAGGGTACAGATGATAGTCAGTGGTGGGAGCTTTatgattcgtcgacgtcgcgatttTACTACTACAATTCGCACACGCAAAAGACGGTGTGGAAAAAGCCGAAAGAAGCCGAAATCATACCACTTTCTATGCTACAG AAAGTTGTGACgaaacagcaacagcaagaAGGAGGGCGAGAAGAGGTCGAtggaaaagcgaaagaagaagaaaaagaagaagaagaagaagaagaaaaggaagcggaaAATAACGATCCCCCGGATGAGAATCCTTCACCTGAGAATCCCCAAGAGGAGCCTCCTCATCCGGAATCT GTGGAGACTCCGGAAGTGtgcaacaacgacgacgacgcgcagaCTCCAGACAGTGGCATGGCAACGGATAATAGCGTAGAAGATCGAatagaaaaggcgaaagagaaagtagAGACGAACATCCCGGatcctccccctcctcccaGCAGTCCTCCaatcaaagacgaagaggaaggagACGGGGGCGGGGCGTCTTTGCTATCTTCATTGAGAAGTCTGACCGAACGTAAGAAAGGTAACGtcgaaaaattaaaagcgtcgctggaagagaaagagaggtcGAAGAGCTTCGATCACACTTCCCCACGTGATCACACAACATCAACATCA ccGGAGCGTCGCGTTTCCGTTGGAGGTTCGCATACCCTTTCccctgtgacgtcacccaGTGCCTTGGTGCCGCCAGCCGGAGCGCAGACTCTCGGTGGCGGAATTCCCGTGGCACCCGTCTTCGTTCTGCCGTCTTCTAACGTAAAACAATCCCGTATGGAGCAGTACGATCAAATCGCCCAGCATAAGAAAGGAATCTTTCGCAAGAAAGTTTCCATTGCCAATATGCTCTCATGGACGAAa GATTCAATTACTCAGCCAATGATCAGGACGCGAGACAAAAAGACTAAAAAGGAAGCAGTCGATTTATTCAAAC TTCTGCAAATGTATATGGGAGACAAGCGCGctaaaaaagacgtcgtgAAAAAACTCGGATTAGACATTGTGACGCGCGGCTggtcgacgccgccgctcaGAGACGAACTCTACATTCAACTGGCGCGACAAACAACGGGAAACACGAACCC GCAAAGTTTGATACGCGGGTGGGAATTATTCTCCACGTGTCTCGGCTTTTTTCCCCCTTCGCCCAAGTTTGCGTCGTATCTAGAGGGTTACTTTTATCGGCACTTGGAACCAAAGGCAAATCTTAAAGGG GTCCCCGTAAGCGCCCATGCAAATCATTGCCATAAGAGGCTCGAACGAATGGTTCAATCGGGTGCAAAGAAAGGCATAAAGAAGCCGACAGccgacgaagtcgaacgaGCCAAA ATGGCTCCTTTTAATCCTTCCATGTTTGGTAAtacgctcgacgacgtcatggAGATTCAACGCAAGCGGTTTCCGGATCTCGTCTTGCCGTGGATCGTCACGACGCTCTCGAAGCTCATACTCGATCGCGGCGCTCAGAAAACAGAGGGAATATTTCG AGTTCCCGGTGATATTGACGAGGTAAATGGCTTGAAAGCTAAAGTGGATACATTTGAACTGTCGAAAGACGTTCGAGATCCGCACATCCCCGCGTCCCTTTTGAAACTCTGGTTCAGGGAATTGTACTTCCCTCTCATTCCagaaaattatta TGATGAGTGTGTTTATAACTGTGATAACGTTCCCAATGCCATATCAGTAGCTGACTCCCTTCCCTCGTtaaatcgtcttcttttgctctacaccgttcgctttcttcga GAATTTACCAGAGACGAAGTTGTTGCCGTCACAAAGATGGATATTAGTAATTTGTCTATGGTATGGGCACCGAATTTCCTGCGATGCCCCTCGTCCGATCCCAAGGAAATCTATGACTATACTCGACGGGAAATGACCTTTCTTAGAACACTTATGGAAAACTGGGACTGTAGCGAAGTGAACGAGTTCCTTTTGACTTAA
- the LOC136198352 gene encoding uncharacterized protein, with protein MTDPYPLLVKALGYFNSTRPGSDKCLYDLLAEHSKKSCRWLVPNSEKSKETSPIAANPTIVREISDVIEETTTSSGSSLKEEGEEEVVELVLPSSSITMAKSDTGNSGGHDDDDEISKFMSEHGLLMVTEEEQEQESSIRDSQLDDDVEEITVPKKRSKIESLSDDDEDDDDKKNEVEEDDEETDSCDDFEGFEANTKQSGTAPVKSGAGRPTKAGPPPLRKIPSFARRISVEKGSATSGGRSSPAGFFQESSYAGNSSRGMSPVEGAAQARRLSQMRKQAVKLSQNSKAPVKK; from the exons ATGACCGATCCTTATCCTCTTCTCGTCAAAGCGTTAGGCTACTTCAATTCGACCCGACCGGGATCGGACAAGTGCCTCTACGACCTTCTAGCCGAGcattcgaagaaatcgtgCCGATGGCTTGTTCCCAATagcgaaaaatcgaaggaaACGTCTCCAATTGCCGCA AACCCGACAATTGTCCGGGAAatatctgacgtcatcgaagaaACTACTACGTCATCGGGATCGAGTTTAAAAGAGGAGggagaggaagaagtcgTGGAACTCGTCTTACCATCATCGTCCATCACCATGGCAAAATCGGACACAGGCAACAGTGGTggccatgacgacgacgacgaaatcagTAAATTTATGTCAGAACACGGCCTTCTAATGGTCACGGAAGAGGAACAGGAGCAGGAGAGCTCCATACGGGATTCTCAACTAGATGATGATGTCGAGGAAATAACAGtgccaaagaaacgttctAAGATTGAGTCTCTcagcgacgatgacgaggacgatgacgataaGAAGAATGAGGTAGAGGAAGACGATGAGGAGACGGATTCTTGTGATGACTTTGAGGGATTCGAAGCCAATACAAAACAG AGTGGGACTGCACCTGTAAAGAGTGGCGCTGGACGCCCCACAAAAGCGGGACCACCTCCGCTGAGAAAGATACCGTCCTTTGCTAGGCGAATAAGCGTAGAGAAG GGTTCTGCTACCTCGGGTGGAAGATCATCCCCTGCTGGCTTCTTCCAAGAGTCATCCTATGCGGGAAACAGTAGCAGAGGCATGAGTCCCGTCGAAGGAGCGGCGCAGGCAAGACGACTTTCGCAGATGCGTAAACAGGCGGTGAAGCTAAGTCAAAACAGCAAGGCGCCAGTCAAAAAATAA
- the LOC136198567 gene encoding protein phosphatase inhibitor 2-like isoform X1 gives MATSDPTKQPKKGILKQRGTAEQYPGVRWDEMNILMTNHPADKDYGHMKIDEPKTPYQAYEDPEGSGAGSEAEAKSDDEATKDPLNLENLASEIERANKMPIWSKKSEEEEEEQEEEEDEEEKKRRLEFKSKRRHHYDEYLMVQKAKEMMENDDEDDEYDNQEEDMQQDS, from the exons ATGGCGACGTCCGATCCGACAAAACAGCCGAAAAAGGGAATTCTCAAGCAGCGCGGCACTGCCGAACA GTATCCGGGAGTGCGCTGGGACGAAATGAACATTCTAATGACGAATCATCCGGCGGACAAGGACTACGGACAcatgaaaatcgacgaaccGAAGACGCCGTATCAGGCGTACGAAGATCCCGAAGGCAGTGGAGCGGGATCGGAAGCGGAGGCGAAatcggacgacgaagcgacgaaagatcCACTCAATCTCGAGAATCTCGCTAgcga GATTGAGAGAGCGAATAAAATGCCTATATGGAGTAAGAAatcggaggaggaggaggaagagcaagaggaagaggaagacgaagaagaaaaga AACGACGTCTCGAGTTCAAgagcaaacgacgtcatcactATGACGAATATCTCATGGtccaaaaagcaaaagaaatgatggagaacgacgacgaagatgatgaaTATGAcaatcaagaagaagataTGCAACAGGACTCATAG